A region from the uncultured Macellibacteroides sp. genome encodes:
- a CDS encoding Gfo/Idh/MocA family oxidoreductase, which produces MNSELKKLNPLTAIVLGASGRGKLYGDYSLEHPADLSIVGIAELVPLRRDMYGDKYNVPIANRVATWEELLARPKFADAVIIATPDHLHYTPCMKALELGYDILLEKPIAQTEKQCRDLVAYARKTGKIVGLTHVLRYSPYFLMLKELVDSKKIGDLVSIQHFEPVDHVHMSHSYVRGSWRDSKASTPLVLAKSSHDLDILHWIIGKLCKKVVAFGDLSHFNASNAPKGAPERCTDGCPMEATCPFSALKIYYRDRTWLYVFDLPENPEEQGPVILENLKSGNYGKCVYHCNNNQPDHYTMLMEFEGGVTVNFSIEAFTSYSGRRTRIMGTRGDIVGDMEQFVHTDFVTGKSVTYDSHAIDALNYEGVGHGGGDTGMIRDWIEAVRKQDASLMSTPLNDSLESHLIAFAAERSREQDGVVYLHRENYI; this is translated from the coding sequence ATGAACTCTGAATTGAAAAAACTAAATCCATTAACTGCTATTGTGCTGGGTGCGAGTGGGAGAGGAAAGCTTTATGGTGATTATTCGCTGGAGCATCCCGCCGATTTATCTATTGTCGGTATTGCCGAACTGGTGCCGCTGAGGAGGGATATGTATGGCGACAAATACAATGTCCCCATCGCTAACCGGGTGGCTACCTGGGAGGAATTGCTTGCGAGGCCTAAGTTTGCCGATGCTGTGATTATTGCTACTCCCGATCATCTTCATTATACGCCTTGCATGAAAGCGTTGGAGCTGGGGTATGATATTTTGCTGGAGAAACCCATAGCGCAGACCGAAAAGCAATGCCGCGATCTGGTGGCGTACGCACGTAAGACCGGTAAGATAGTGGGACTTACCCACGTTTTAAGATATTCTCCTTATTTTCTTATGCTAAAAGAGCTTGTGGATAGTAAGAAGATTGGCGATTTGGTTAGCATACAACATTTCGAACCGGTGGACCATGTACATATGAGTCATTCGTACGTAAGGGGAAGCTGGCGCGATTCCAAAGCAAGTACACCCCTGGTGTTGGCAAAATCGAGTCACGATCTGGATATTCTTCATTGGATTATCGGTAAACTATGTAAGAAAGTGGTGGCATTTGGCGACTTGTCACATTTCAATGCATCCAATGCGCCAAAGGGAGCTCCCGAACGATGCACCGATGGTTGCCCGATGGAAGCTACTTGTCCCTTTTCTGCTTTGAAAATTTATTATCGCGACAGAACGTGGCTGTATGTATTCGACTTGCCGGAAAATCCCGAAGAACAAGGACCTGTAATCCTGGAAAATCTGAAAAGCGGAAACTACGGAAAGTGTGTGTACCATTGTAACAACAATCAGCCCGACCATTACACGATGCTTATGGAATTTGAAGGAGGCGTTACGGTCAACTTTTCCATCGAAGCCTTTACATCCTATAGCGGGCGACGTACCCGGATTATGGGAACCCGCGGAGATATTGTTGGCGATATGGAGCAATTTGTACATACCGATTTTGTTACAGGTAAGTCCGTTACCTATGATTCCCATGCGATCGACGCGTTGAATTACGAAGGCGTTGGACATGGAGGAGGAGATACTGGTATGATACGCGACTGGATAGAAGCGGTAAGAAAGCAGGATGCCAGCCTGATGTCTACTCCGCTGAACGATTCTTTAGAGAGTCACCTTATCGCTTTTGCTGCCGAACGAAGCCGCGAACAAGATGGAGTAGTTTACTTGCATAGAGAAAACTATATTTAA
- a CDS encoding bifunctional nuclease family protein: MENKIKLRVQGLTNSQVQSGAYALILAEEDGHRRIPVIVGTPEAQSIAIALEYITPPRPLTHDLFVSFATAFDIKLKEVYIYKFEEGIFYSELLFTDGKREIPVDSRTSDAIAIALRAKCDIYVSESIMIEAGVVLDEEPEEEEDEDDETKEEDLSDDLLLDYEPDEIKSEETLARWLGLLEDHELHERLEESVLEENYEHAKMYQDEIRRRKKADDSLLESEDE, translated from the coding sequence GTGGAAAATAAAATCAAATTACGAGTTCAGGGTTTAACAAATAGTCAGGTACAATCAGGAGCTTACGCGTTGATACTTGCAGAAGAAGACGGTCATCGCCGTATTCCTGTGATAGTAGGCACTCCCGAAGCCCAATCCATTGCGATTGCACTTGAATATATTACACCTCCTCGTCCGTTAACGCACGATTTGTTTGTAAGCTTTGCTACTGCATTTGACATAAAACTCAAGGAAGTATATATATATAAATTCGAAGAAGGAATTTTCTATTCAGAATTGCTGTTTACCGATGGAAAACGCGAGATTCCTGTAGATTCCCGTACATCGGATGCCATTGCCATTGCTTTGCGAGCCAAATGCGATATCTATGTTTCCGAATCAATCATGATTGAAGCCGGTGTTGTGCTGGACGAAGAACCGGAGGAGGAAGAGGACGAGGACGACGAAACAAAAGAGGAGGACTTGTCGGACGACCTTTTGTTGGATTATGAGCCGGACGAAATAAAGAGCGAAGAAACGCTGGCCAGATGGCTTGGGTTGTTGGAAGACCATGAGCTGCATGAACGTTTGGAGGAATCCGTGTTGGAAGAAAACTACGAGCATGCCAAAATGTATCAGGATGAGATAAGGAGAAGAAAAAAAGCAGATGATTCCCTTTTGGAGTCCGAAGACGAATAA
- a CDS encoding glycoside hydrolase 43 family protein: MLVSGYFMNLSAQENKAQNPIISSDVPDMSMLRVGDTYYMSSTTMHMSPGVPIMKSKDLVNWKLVNYAYDTLDDDDALNLTNGKSTYGRGSWASSIRYNKGTYYVTTFAQTTEKTYIFTTKDIEKGPWVKHSFSPSLHDHSLFFDEDGRIYLIYGNGELHLVELKEDLSGIKSETDRVLIENASTPSGNGGLGAEGSQLFKVNGKYYLFNITWPGGGMRTVNIHRADKITGPYEGRVGFQDQGVAQGGLIDTPDGKWYAYLFRDFGSVGRIPYLVPVTWEDGWPVLGVNGKVPDTLDLPVSKGLIPGIVASDEFTRKPGANTLPLVWQWNHNPDNKTWSVTQRKGYLRLTTSRIDSTLLMARNTLTQRTIGPVCSGSTSIDVSHMKDGDYAGLCLLQQNFGQLGVRISKGTKSIVMISAGTGSPVEIQSVPLSHDIVYFKAECNFRDRADRAKFFYSYDGKVWNFIGEPLKMAYTIPHFMGYRFGLFNYATKNTGGYADFDFFRISDSE; the protein is encoded by the coding sequence ATGCTGGTTTCGGGATATTTCATGAATTTGTCGGCGCAGGAGAATAAAGCTCAGAACCCGATTATTTCTTCAGATGTACCTGATATGTCTATGCTTCGGGTTGGAGATACTTATTATATGAGCAGCACGACCATGCATATGAGCCCGGGTGTTCCAATCATGAAGTCTAAGGATTTGGTAAACTGGAAATTAGTAAATTATGCATATGATACGTTAGACGATGACGATGCTCTAAATCTTACTAATGGCAAAAGTACGTATGGAAGAGGTTCATGGGCAAGTAGTATTCGTTATAACAAAGGAACCTACTATGTCACTACATTTGCTCAAACAACCGAAAAAACGTATATTTTTACAACAAAAGATATAGAGAAAGGGCCATGGGTAAAACATTCTTTTTCCCCGTCATTGCATGATCATTCCTTGTTTTTCGATGAAGATGGACGCATTTATTTGATTTATGGAAACGGAGAACTTCATTTAGTTGAGCTAAAAGAAGACCTTTCAGGAATTAAATCCGAAACAGATCGCGTGCTTATCGAAAATGCCAGTACTCCATCTGGTAATGGGGGGCTTGGAGCAGAAGGTTCTCAGCTTTTCAAAGTAAATGGGAAATATTATCTTTTTAATATAACCTGGCCCGGCGGCGGCATGCGTACCGTAAATATTCACAGAGCTGATAAAATTACCGGCCCGTATGAAGGGCGAGTTGGATTTCAGGATCAAGGGGTAGCTCAGGGAGGACTTATTGATACCCCAGATGGGAAATGGTATGCTTATCTGTTCCGCGATTTTGGATCGGTAGGACGTATTCCTTATTTGGTTCCGGTTACATGGGAAGATGGATGGCCTGTACTTGGCGTAAATGGAAAGGTTCCTGATACATTGGATTTGCCTGTGAGCAAAGGTTTGATTCCAGGCATTGTTGCTTCCGACGAGTTTACTCGTAAACCGGGTGCCAACACTTTACCATTGGTGTGGCAATGGAATCATAATCCGGACAATAAAACTTGGTCGGTTACTCAAAGAAAAGGTTATTTGCGTCTTACAACAAGCCGAATAGATTCAACGCTGCTGATGGCAAGAAATACCTTGACTCAACGGACCATCGGACCTGTATGTAGTGGCTCTACATCCATTGATGTGTCTCATATGAAGGATGGCGATTATGCAGGATTGTGTTTGTTACAACAGAATTTCGGCCAGTTAGGTGTCCGGATTAGTAAAGGAACCAAATCTATTGTCATGATCAGTGCCGGAACAGGAAGTCCTGTCGAAATACAAAGTGTGCCACTTTCTCATGATATTGTTTACTTTAAAGCCGAATGCAACTTCAGAGACCGCGCAGATAGGGCTAAATTCTTTTATAGCTATGATGGCAAAGTGTGGAACTTCATTGGAGAACCATTAAAAATGGCATACACCATTCCTCATTTTATGGGATATCGCTTTGGGCTGTTTAATTATGCCACTAAAAATACTGGCGGATATGCTGATTTTGATTTTTTCCGTATTTCAGATTCAGAATAA
- a CDS encoding nucleoside transporter C-terminal domain-containing protein, which translates to MVASTGGFGLDSLWRGGLGILTILAVSYLMSYDRKRIDWKLVFSGLFIQLVLALSVLYVPFVGTLFEMLGKAFIKLMDFTQAGVGFLLGPYASKSGGFIFLIHSMPVIIFFTALVSIFYHWGIIQRVVGAFSWVLRRFMNISGAEGLVVSGNIFMGMTESPVLIKNYLPSMNRSEIFLVMVAGMGTIAGSVMATYIGMLSGGDPVARLLFAKHLLSASVMAAPGSIVIAKMLCPQTEPVTEQDVKVTLENQHHNVLEALASGTSIGIKLVVNIAAMLLVFISMVALLNYLSEGIIGRYTGLNDWVVSITDGKVQGFTFQFVVGMILSPFMWLIGVPFDDMMLVGSLLGQKTILNEFVAYFQMQQWKDAGLFMYEKSVIMSTYILCGFANISSIGILLGGLGVLAPNKQSMIIKLGIPTMIGGALVSILSATMVGMILG; encoded by the coding sequence ATGGTAGCATCTACAGGGGGATTTGGTCTCGACTCGCTATGGCGGGGAGGTTTAGGCATTCTTACAATTTTGGCAGTATCCTATTTAATGAGCTACGACCGTAAGAGGATCGACTGGAAACTGGTTTTCAGCGGTCTTTTTATTCAGCTTGTTTTGGCTCTTTCTGTTTTGTATGTTCCCTTTGTAGGTACATTGTTCGAAATGCTTGGAAAGGCATTTATTAAACTGATGGACTTTACCCAGGCTGGTGTTGGATTTTTATTAGGTCCTTACGCCTCCAAAAGCGGTGGATTTATCTTCTTGATTCATTCCATGCCGGTGATCATATTTTTTACAGCATTGGTTTCCATCTTTTACCACTGGGGAATCATTCAGCGTGTGGTAGGAGCCTTTTCGTGGGTGTTGCGACGGTTTATGAACATCTCAGGCGCCGAAGGACTGGTTGTTTCGGGTAATATTTTCATGGGGATGACCGAATCGCCGGTGTTGATCAAGAATTATCTTCCCTCGATGAACCGTTCCGAAATTTTTCTGGTAATGGTTGCCGGAATGGGAACCATCGCGGGGTCGGTAATGGCAACCTATATTGGGATGCTTTCGGGTGGAGACCCGGTTGCACGCCTGCTTTTTGCCAAACACCTGTTGTCGGCGTCCGTAATGGCTGCACCCGGATCTATCGTTATTGCTAAAATGCTTTGTCCACAAACCGAACCGGTTACCGAACAAGATGTAAAGGTTACGCTCGAAAATCAGCACCACAATGTACTCGAAGCACTAGCTTCCGGAACATCCATAGGAATTAAACTGGTGGTGAATATCGCCGCCATGTTGTTGGTTTTTATCTCGATGGTGGCACTGCTTAACTATCTTTCCGAAGGAATTATAGGACGTTATACCGGATTGAACGACTGGGTAGTTTCCATAACAGATGGAAAAGTGCAAGGCTTTACCTTTCAGTTTGTAGTAGGAATGATACTTTCGCCGTTTATGTGGCTGATTGGAGTTCCTTTCGACGACATGATGCTGGTGGGCTCGTTACTGGGACAGAAAACAATCCTCAATGAGTTTGTTGCTTATTTTCAGATGCAGCAATGGAAAGATGCGGGACTGTTCATGTACGAAAAGTCTGTGATTATGTCTACCTATATTTTATGTGGTTTTGCCAATATCTCTTCCATAGGAATCCTTTTGGGAGGATTGGGAGTACTTGCCCCCAATAAGCAAAGCATGATTATAAAACTTGGAATTCCAACCATGATAGGAGGGGCGCTGGTCTCTATCCTGTCGGCAACGATGGTGGGAATGATTTTAGGATAA